The genomic interval TGGCTTTGTTCAGCCGTTCACTTTCATGGTGCACCTCGGCGCGCAGATACTGTTTTGTGGCCAGCATCCGGTTTCGGCAGCAGGAGATCTGATCCAGAAATCCGATTAGACACGCCACACGAATTGCGGGCCGAGCCTGTAGTATCTGATCAAAAAGCGTTTGAATCCGGTCGGAATCAAAACCTATAAATTTCAGTCCCTGCGCGGATTTTCTTAAAATATTTCTTATTTCCTCCATTTCGGGCAAATCGAAAAAAGCGGCTCCGAGACAGGTCGGGCGGAACTGTACATACAGCGAACAGACACGGTGCGACGCCGCGTCCTGCAGCGTATCGCTGAAAAAGGCGTGAGGAAGATTGGCCCCGAACAGAAAAAGTTCTCCGGCTTCGAACCGTCCGGAATAGTCCCCGGCGACCAGTCGTCCCCGCCCCTCTTTTATATAAATCAGC from Verrucomicrobia bacterium S94 carries:
- a CDS encoding AraC family transcriptional regulator, with protein sequence MKVAYEHIRKNVGSSFYAHKFEDRNFVHSYHVHEEAELIYIKEGRGRLVAGDYSGRFEAGELFLFGANLPHAFFSDTLQDAASHRVCSLYVQFRPTCLGAAFFDLPEMEEIRNILRKSAQGLKFIGFDSDRIQTLFDQILQARPAIRVACLIGFLDQISCCRNRMLATKQYLRAEVHHESERLNKAIDFIHRKFTESIRLNEIAAAAYLSPEAFSRFFKKYMGIPFIEYVIRLRLSEACRLLLETDMSVTEIAFSVGFRNLSNFNRQFLKHKGMSPREFRKLEH